The genome window GCGTCGTCACGAGTTCCGGCCATTCCATTTGCGCGAGCAGACGCAGGCCCGTCTCCACATCGTTCCCTTGCATAATGGCCCAATCCAGCGCGGCGCGAATATTCCCAATCTCGCGAGTGAGTGCGTGCTGCCATCGTACGTCTTCCAACGACTCGACGAGCGGCGCCAGAGATTCGACGAAGGCCATGAAAAAACGCGCGTGCTTGGCGGCGATGTCGCCGGCGTCGCCCGCGGCCTCCAAACGGTCGCGGGTGTATCTCCGCAGGATGAACAACATGCCGTAACGCCGTTCTTCGCCAAAGGGATCGACGAAAACGAGCGATTTGGAAACGAGCGCTCCGAGTACGTCGTCCATGCGCTCCCGATCGATACCGTTTCCAGCACACACCGCCGAAGCGGATTCCAGCGTCCATCCGCCGACGAAGATCGCGAGCCGCAAGAGCACGGCACGTTCCTCGTCGTCGAGCAGATCGAAGCTCCAATCGATCAGCGCGCGCAGCGTCCGCTGCCGCGGCGCGAGATCGCTGCCGGTTCCCGATAGGAGTAACAGCCGCTCGTCTAATTGTTGCGAGAGTTGCTTTGGCGTGAGCGTGGCCGTCTTCGAAGCGGCGAGCTCGATGGCCAGCGGAATGCCGTCGAGTTTTCTGGCGATTTCGGCGACTGCCGGCGCGTTCTCGTCGTTTAGCGTAAAACGCCGGTCGAGCACCGCGGCACGCTCGGCGAAGAGCCGGATTGCGGGGCTCTGCATCGCATCGGCGGCGCTGAGATGCTCGAGATCATCCTGCACCGGCAGCCCAAGTGGGTCGAGCCGATAGATGCATTCGCCGGTAATGTCCAGGCTCTGGCGGCTGGAGGCCAGGACTTTGATCTTCCGGCACTCCCCTAATATCGCGGCGACAACGCGCGCCGCGGGCTCGATGAGATGCTCGCAATTATCGACGACGATCAGCGCGTGCTTATCTCGCAGCGATTCTACCAGCGCTTCGAGCGGATCGTCTTTCGGGGCAAGCCGCAGGCCCATATCGTGCGCGATCGACGCTGGAATATCGTTTCCACTCGAAAGCGGCGCGAGCCGCACCACCCACACGCCGTCGTCGAACCGGTCCAGCAACGGGACAACGGCCTGTAGCGTGGCTCGCGTCTTTCCCACCCCGCCGGGCCCGACCACGGTGACGAGATCGTGCTGTTCCAGCAGCGCGAGGAGATCCGCGATCTCCGCCTCGCGCCCGACGAACGAGGTGAGCATTCGCGGAAGATTGTTTCGCGGACACTCTTGCGCGCGCAACTTCGGGTTGAGCGCGACGAGGGCGAGGCCCGCGGCTTCTACCAGCGTCGCTATACTGCGGCAATCCTCCGGTTCGCATTCGATGCGCCCCGGCGTAAGCACCAGAAAACCGACCAACGTTCCGCTCGCCATCATGGGGAAAGCGAGATCGCCGGGCGCCTGCGATCGGAGCGCGCGAGGGTTCGCCGGCTCCCCCGACGATCGCAAGCGCACGACGAGGGGGTCTGCTGCTTCAACGTGCTCGACCGGGCAATCGTAAGACGACGCCTCGGGCACATAAGCGCCGTTCCGCACGTACACGGCGCTACAAGCCGCGCCCATGTGCTCGTTCAGCGCTTCGATAACGCGGCGAAGCAGTTGCGCCGCATCGTTGAACGACGTTAGCTCGTTTCGCAACCGCGTCAACGCTGCTCGGGCTTCACGGCGCTTCTTCGTGAACGCGCCTTCAACGGCGGCTTCCGTGCGCCGATGAATCGGCGTAAATGCCAGCGTGGCCAGGACGACGATCGCGATTTCCACTGCGGCCCCGGCAACGCGCGAACGATCGGCCACATACCTCTCGGACCACCATTCGGCCAGCGCAAACATCAGCACGATGCCCGTCGTCACCAGGCCGTACGCGTATGCTCGAAAACGCGCCCTCGAGCCGGCTAGCCTCATCCGACGATTATAGCCGAAGCGCAGGTCGCGGGCCACTTTGCCGCCGCCCAGGCAGGTCAAGCGCTTGATTGAAGAGGTGGCGCCGCAAACCGCGAATGTGCCGACTATGGCTACTGCAGGCACCTCCGCTATGCCCGAACGCCTGCGTAAGGCGACCTCGATCTCCGACCTGCGCGAGATGGCCCTGCACCGTGTGCCGCGCGCGTTCTTCCAGTACGGCGATCACGGCTCGTATGCGCAGGCAACGCTGAACGCGAATCGGCACGGGCTCGAAGCCCTCAACTTTCGGCAGCGCATCGGCATCGACGTCGGCTCGCGCGATCTCTCAACCACGATCGCGGGCGAGCCCTCGTCGCTGCCGTTCGCGTTTGGGCCGATCGGCCTCTTAGGCATGCAGCACGGGGACGGCGAGATTCTTGCGTGTCGCGCCGCGCAGGCGGCGGGCATCCCCTTCTGCTTGAGCACCATGTCGATCTGCTCCATCGAAGACGTCGCGGCTGCGGTCGAAAAGCCGTTCTGGTTCCAGCTCTACGTCATGCGCGATCGCGGCTTCGTGCGCGATATGATCGCGCGCGCCGTCGCCGCGCGCTGCAGCGCGCTCATGGTGACGATGGATATGAACATGCTCGGGCAACGCCATTGCGACGTGAAGAACGGCCTCACGGTGCCGCCCAAAGTGACGCTTGCGAATCTCGTCGACGTCGCCACCAAACCGAGCTGGGGGTTGAGCGTGCTGCGCGGCAAGCGCAAAACTTTCGGCAATCTCGCCGGGCGCATCAAGGGCATGGATAGCGTCACCACCCTCTCGCAGTGGGTCTCCACGCAATTCGATCCGACGCTGAACTGGCGCGATATCGAATGGATTCGCGGGCTCTGGCCGGGGCCGCTCGTCATCAAAGGCGTGCTCGATGTCGAAGACGCGCGCATCGCGGCTACAAGCGGCGCCACCTCGATCGTCGTTTCCAATCACGGCGGGCGCCAGCTCGACGGCGCACCGTCGAGCATCTCGGTACTGCCCGCCATCGCGGAAGCCGTCGGCTCGCAGACCGAGGTGCTCTTCGACGGCGGCATCCGTAGCGGGCAAGACGTGCTGCGCGCGCTCGCCCTCGGCGCGCACGCCTGCATCATCGGGCGCGCGTACATCTACGGCCTGGGCGCGGGCGGCGAAGCCGGCGTCACGCGCGCGATCGAGATCCTGCGCACCGAACTCGATACGACGATGGCCCTCACCGGCACCACCTCCGTCCGCTCCGTCAGCCGAAACGTGATCGCGTAAAACGCAGCATCGGCATTATGGCAAGTGGGCTAAGCGGCCGCCGTCGGCCAGCAGCGTCGTGCCGTTTACGAATGCGGCATCGTCGGAGGCGAGGAAACAGATCGCCGCGGCGAGATCTTCCGGTTTACCGACCGCGCCTTGCACTTTTTCGACGCCGCTCTTGATGTTGGGATTGTTCCAGAGCATCGGCGTATCGACGGCACCCGGCGCAACGCCGTTCACGCGAATCTTGCGCGGCTCCATCTCGATCGCGAAACCGCGCGTAAAGGCTTCGATCGCGCCCTTCGACGAGGCATACGGCACCACGTTGGGCGTGGTCGCATGGGCGTGCACCGAACTCAGGTTCACGATCGCCGAGCCCGGCGGCATGTGCGGCGCTCCGTACTTCGCGAAGAAAAACACCGAGCCGAGGTTCGTCGTGATGACGTGAAAGAAATCGGCTTCGGCGATATCGGCGATCGGCGTAAAGGTCATCATCGCGGCGTCGTTCACGATCACATCGAGCGTGCCGTAGGTTGAGAGCGCGGTCGCGACCACCGCTTGCACCTGCGTCGAGTTCCCGACATCCACTTGCGCGGCGATCGCCGTTCCGCCCGCGGCCTTAATGGCATCGACAGTCGCTTGCGCGGGGGCGAGTTGCAGATCGGCAACGACGACGCGCCCGCCCTCGGCGGCCATCTGCAGGCACGTCGCGCGGCCGATTCCCGAGCCGCCGCCCGTCACGATACAGGTTTTGTTTGCGAACCTCATAGCCCGCCGCGTTCGCTCCGGCAAAGGGATGCCCCCTGCGGCCACCGCAATTCGCGAACATGCCCCAACCGATGCGCTTCGGCGTTGCCACCGCCGATCATCAGTGCGAAGCCTACGACGGCCACGACGACATTCGCGACGTGTGGGAGCGCGTGCGCGGCCTGGTCCCGCGCGGCAAAGCGACCGATTTCTGGAATCGCTATCGCGAAGACGTGGCGCTCGCGCGATCGCTCGGGTGCACGGCGTTCCGGCTCTCGCTCTCGTGGGCGCGGCTCGAGCCGAAGCCGGGCGTCTGGGACGACGCGGCGTTCGCGCACTATCGCGACGTGCTGCAAACCATGCGCGACGCGGGCATGCAGACCGTGGTCACTCTGGTGCACAACACGTGGCCGCTCCACGTGCAGGCTGCGGGCGACGGCGCGGGGCTGCTCGATGCAGGCTTTCCCGATCGCATGGTCGCGTATGCGGCGATCGTCGCGCAGCGCCTCGGCGATCTGATCGACTACTACGTCACGCTGAACGAACCGAATCAACTCGTTTACGGATGGATCCGCGGTTTTTGGATGCGCAGCTATGCGATGCCGCCCGGGCAGCCGCCATATATGACGAGCGATCGCCAGATGGAAGACGTGCTCAAGCTGATCCCGAATCTCTTTCGCGCGCACGCCCTATCGCGCGCGGCGATCCAACGCTATCATCCGCGCGCGCCAGTCGGAACTAACCCGCTCGTGCTCGGCCTGCCGCGCTGGCTGCAGCGCTGGATCGATCGCAACGCAACGCACCTGCAATCGCCCGAACAGGCGAAGCGGCAAGCGGCGCGGCTCTCGCAACCGTGGCTGCTCGAAGGCGGCCAAGTCGATATCTCGATCGCGCAGATCACGATGACGCAGACGCGCGAAGAGCGCACGCTCTTTTCGGAGCCGTATTACACCACGCACCTCTGCGTGCTGCATCCCGCGTCGTTGACGCTACCGCAAGATTTCGCATATTGGACCGGGCGCGTCGGCGTCGTCTCCGATATGCTGCCCGCAAAGCTCGCAACCGGTAGCCTTCCAGCGGCACAAGTTCGATACTTTGCCGGTGTAGCGGACGCGGTCGCCGCGTTGCGCGGCGGCGAACTCGACGCGGTGTTCGACGACGACGTCGTCCTGCGCCAATATGCGAACGCACCGCTCTCGCTTACGCGGCTACCGGGGCCCGGCCAACACTTCGCGATCGCCATGGCCTTCGGCAGCCGCACGCTGCTCAACACCGTCGATCTCGCGCTGCGCGATTTAAAACGTACCCATCCCGATATGCCGGACGTGCTGAATCGCAAAACGATCGCGAACCTCGGCACATCGAAGGTGCAAGCGGGCGCCGTCGGGTCGCACGACGGCGATACGCCGGTGGTGCCGGATATGGACGAATCGGTGCGGCGCATCCGCAAGCGCGGCGTACTGCGAGTCGGCATTCACCCGGGCATTCCCGGTCTTTGCGAAGCGGCGGGCGACACGCATCTGCCGCCGGCGCAGCGCTACGCCGGCCTCGAGCCGGAGATCGCCCGTCGGCTTGCGCTGCGCATTCTCGGCGACGGGAATAAGGTCGAATTCGTGCCGTTACGAGGCGATAAGCGCTTCGGCGCGACGCATTCGTGGTTACAGACGCTCTTCGCGCTGCGCAAGAGTATCGCCATGTTCGGCACGCTGCTGGGCACGAATTGGTGGAATCTCGGCATGGCCGGCAAACTTCCCGCGTTTCTCTGCCCGCCTGAGTGTATCGGCGCGCTCGATTACGTCGGCGTCGATTATTACTGGGGCGTTCCGTCCTTCTGGCCGCCCGAACTCCATCGCCTCAGCGCCGCCGCCGAATTCAAATACGCCAGCGCTCCCGTTTGGCCGGGCGCGCTCGATGCGATTCTGCGCGAGCAAGCGCAAACGTTCCCCGGGAAGCCGATCATCGTCATCGAGAACGGCTGCGTTACGAATGCCGACGGATTCACGCGCGCCAAGTACCTGGATGCGCATGTCCGCGAAGTGCGGCGCGCGGTCGATCGCGGCGTCCCCGTCGCCGCCTATCTCTGCTGGAGCATCACCTCCAACCGCGAGTGGGGCCTGGTCTTCGACGACAACAGCGACTTCGGGCTCTACCACATCGATCTCGATACCGATCCTTCCCTCACCCGCACCCCCACCGACGCCAGCACCCGCTACGCCCAGCTCATCGCCGGAGCGCCGCCCGAGGCCTAGCACGTCGCCGCTATTGTGTGCCGATGGCGCTGGAGCGGCCGCGCAGGACGAATTTCTGGATTTTGCCGGTTGCGGTTTTGGGTAGCTCCGCGACGAAGTGGAAGGTTTTGGGCACCTTGAAGTGCGCCATCGCGTCGCGCGCGAACGCGCGCAGTTCTTCTTCGCTAACGCTTGCACCGCCGGCGACGATGACGAATGCGTGCGGCGCTTCGCCCCATCGCTCGTCCGGAATGCCGACCACCGCAACTTCTTGCACGGCAGGATGACGTAAGAGCAAGCCCTCCACCTCGACCGAAGAGATGTTCTCGCCGCCGCTGATAATCACGTCTTTGAGACGATCGCGAATCTCCACGTAGCCGTCCGGATGCACCACCGCCGCGTCGCCGGTGTGAAAAACGCCGCCGTAGAACGCGCGCGCCGTCGCTTCGGGATCGTTGAAGTAGCCTTCCATCACCACGTTGCCGCGCACGACGATCTCGCCGGCGGTCGCACCGTCGTGCGGCACCTCGTCCCCGCGTTCGTCGACGACGGTCAGTTCGCCCGAGGTAATCAATTCCACACCCTGCCGCGCTTTGATGCGCGCGCGTTCGCCGGGCGAGAGCTCCACATGCTCCGCGAGCGGTTCGCAGATCGTAATGAACGGAGCGGTCTCGGTGAGGCCGTACACGTGCGTCACCTCCCAGCCCAAGTCGTGCTCGATGCGCTCGATCGTCGCAGCGGCCGGCGGCGCGCCTGCCGTAAGGACGCGCACTCCCCGGCGCATACCGCTGCGCAGCTCTTGCGGGGCGTTCGCGATGCCGATCAGGACCGTGGGCGCCGCGCACAGCATCGTCACCCGCTCCTGGTTGATCAGCGCAAAGATCCTCGCGGGCTCGACTTTGCGCAGGCACACGTGCGTGCCGCCGGCGGCCGTCACGGTCCACACGAACGTCCAGCCGTTGGCATGAAACATCGGCAGCGTCCACAGATAGCGGTCGTCGGGCGTCATGTGCACGTGCACCAGCGTACCGACCGAATTGAAGTACGCATTGCGGTGCGTGATCATCACGCCCTTCGGATTGGCGGTTGTGCCGCTGGTGTAGTTGATCGTGATGAGATCGTCTTCGGAAATGTCCGGCCGCACGACATCGGCCGCCGAGCCGCGCGCCAGCTCGGTTTCGTAATCGAGCCAGTCGGGCTTCTCGCCTTCGAGCGCGATCACGCGCTCGACGCCGGGGATTTGGTCGCGAATGCTCTCGATCGCGTCCAGATAATCGGCATGAGCGCAGACGACCCGCGCGCCGCTGTGATTGATGATGTATGCGAAGTCGTTCGGCGTAAGGCGATAATTGATCGGCACCAAAATCGCGCCGATCTGCGGCACGGCGTAGAAGGCTTCGAGCAAGGCGTGCGTGTTTGGCGCGACGTATGCGACGCGGTCGCCCTTGCCGATGCCGTAGCCTTGTAGGATTGCCGACCATCGGTCGCATCGCTCGAACAAGGCCTCGTACGTGAGGCGCAGGCCCTCGTCGACGACGGCTTCGCGTGTGCCGTAGAGGCGGCGGGCACGGCGCATGAATTCCAGCGGGGTCAGCGGTGTCTTCATGCGCGCAGATTCGAGATGTTTCCGGCCGATTCCACTCAGTTGCGGCTCCAGAGATCGCGAAGATCTTTAGGTAGCGTCTTTTTGATCTTGGCGCATTCCTCGGGCATGCGGCGCATCAATACCGCCAGAACGCCGGGCGCGATCCATTCCGGGTCGAAATCTTCCTCGTAGCCGGTGAACGCGTCCTCGATTTTACTGAGGAACGCCTCCGCCGTCCCATGTTCGATCGGCTCGTTCGGCGGATTCCAACTTTCGAAATAGATCCCGCGGATCAGCGTGGGAAATTGGGCCGCGAGGTTCGCATTTTGGTCGACGCCGAGTTCGTCGCGTAACGCGTGCAGTACGCCGCGCAGCGCCTGCAGCGCTTCCGGGCGATCGTACGCATCGGCAGGCCACGTATCGCCGCCTTCTACCTCGCGCTGAATATCGTCGAGCCATTCGTACGTTTCTTGGACGGTCCGGTCGAACATCGCGATGCGATCGGTACTTTTCATGTTTGCCTCCTACCTCAGGTAGAGCGAGCATAGGGACCCGGCGAGGCGAAGCTGAGGAAGATTTCAAGAACGGCGGGTCGTTCTTCGAACCTTCTCCATGGCATGGCATACAACGCCTATCATTTTAAAAAACAACCATCGACACTGCGAGGCGGAGCAACTTTGCAAGCAGTTGTCAGCTTGGCCGCAGGGAGAGTGCTTTTATGATTCCGATCATTCACACGACGTTCAAGGGCATGGACCAGAGCGACGCGCTGGAAAGCCTGGTCCGCAAGGAAGCAACGAAACTCGAGCGCTTCTTCGACGGGATCACGAGTTGCAGCGTCGTGATCGACAAGCCGAAGCACCACATCGAGGGATCGCAGTATCAGGTTCGCATCGTGCTCGACGTTCCCGGCGAACAGATCGTCGTCAGCAAGGACCCAAGCGAGCATGCGACGCTAGCCCGGACGGAAACGCAACGCGTCCACAAGAGCCAAGAGCTCGACACCGTCCACAAGTACGCGCAAGTCGCGGTGCAAGATGCGTTTCGAAGAGCCGGCCGCCGTTTGGAGGACTACGCCCGGCATCTTGCAGGAGCGGTGAAGACCCACGAGCCTGTGGTCACCGCCGAGGTCGCGACGTTGGGCGAGGATTTTGGCTTCTTACGCGCGCCCGACGGGCACGAAGTGTACTTCCACCGCAATAGCGTTCTGAACGACGGGTTCAAACATTTGCGCGTCGGTTCAGCCGTTAGATTCGTGGAGGAAGCCGGCGAGAAAGGTGCCCAGGCGAGCACGGTCACTCCGGTCGATCACCGCAGCGCGTAAACGGGACGGCTACTGCCGGCCGGCCGGACGGTATTCGTCACCCTTGCGATCGTGCGCACGCTTGTCCAGCCGAGGTTTGATATGCAGCGCTTTGAGCGACGACATCGAGGCGTCGAGGACGCTGTACTCGTTTTCATGCAGGCGGACATCCACGCGCAGCTCTCGCACTTCCGTGTCGGCAAAGAGATCGGAGATGCGTACCAGAAGGTGTTCGAGCATTCGGCGCGCGCTTTCGCGCGAACCGTGGTGTCCGTAGCCCTCGTATTCGCTCGCCAGCTCCCTGGCGCTCTCCGGCCCGAGCGGCACGGTCCGCTGCACGCTGTGCGTGGCGCTATGCACGCCGATGGTTTTCCCGAGCGATTCGTCGGTCTTGCCGAAAATCACGATATCCGTCCCAGGCCCGGTAAAGACTTGCGCCAGAATCGGCTCGGCGGTATGGCGGCGAATCGCCTCGTAGGCCTCTCGAACGGCCTCGATGCTTTCCAGCGGTGTTTGCGCGGCTGCATCCGCGACACGTAACACGATCGGGACGAACCGCGGGTCCGGCGCATTGCGTCGCTCGGCGAAAGCGACCGCGTCTTCGGCAGAGTCCACGTACTTGCTACGAGCAACGCGAATTCCATAGTGGTCGAGTGCCGCGAAGGCCTCCATCTTATCGACGTTCATACTTCTTACCCTGACCGAACAAATGGAATATTTGATGAAGGGGGCGGGTTGCAGGGCGGCAAGCGCTCGCCGTGGGTCATCGAATATTCGCACGACCTTCACAAAAAACGGACATTAAAACGTTACGCTAATCGAGCCGGAAGAGTTCAAAAAAACTCCAAGGCGGGAATCCCAAAATGACGGACTGTTTATGTAATTGCATGAGCAAACTTAAAAGTGCTTATAGCCAAACGTATCGCTTCTCATGAAAACGATCGCGGCATAGAAAACAGTTACGATCACGAAGAACGGCACAAGTGCAGCAAAATTGTGCCGTTCGCGTTTTAGCGGTGGTGCTGACATGATGCAATCTCCAGAAAACGAACCGACGCAGGAGGAGATCGACGCACTGGTCACCGGCGAAGACCGGCAAGTGCTCGAGATCCCCAGCGTACCTGACGACGTGAAGGCGGAGATTCAGGAGCAGCTCGAGCGGCGCGAGGAAGACGATCTCGACCAAGAGCGAGCCGAAGATGCTCGGAACCTGCCCTAGCCGTTCTCCGCTCGATATGCGGCGATGACGCGGTCGGCGGCGCGGAAGGCTTCGGAGGCGATCGGGATGCCGGCATACACGCCGGCTTGGAGGATGATCTCCACGATCTCGTCCTCGGTAATGCCGTTGTTCAGCGCTCCGCGCACGTGTACTTCAAACTCCGGCCAGCGTGCCAGCGACGCGAGGATCGCGAGGTTGATCACGCTGCGATCGCGCAGCGCGAGCCCCGGGCGTATCCACACGTTGGCCCAACAGTGCTCTTCCGCAAACGCCGCAAATGCGGCTTGAAACTTCGTTGGCTGCGGCCCCGGCTTGTCCACGTATGCCGATCCTAGCACCGTGCGCCTCAGCGCCTTCCCCTTGGCAATGCGTTCGCTCTGGCTCATACGCGCTACTCCGCCGGGCGGCCGCGCATGGCCTCTCGCGAAAAGGGTGCCGACTGCGCCCTCGCTCGGCAGGCACCGGGCAAGGGGACGGCGCAGACGGGCCTATGACTTTAGTAAGGAGAGAAACGCATGCGTAGATTCCGCCTCAAATGGTCGGCACTCGCCATCATCCTCGTCGCCGCAAGTATTATCGGCACGAGCCTCGTCCATACGGCGCGGGCGGCCACCGCGCCCTCGCAGATCAAGATCGGAACGCTCTATGCGAGCAGCGGCACGTTCGCCGTCGCTTCTCAGGGGCAGTATCAGGGCCTGAAGTACTGGGCCGCGGCCGTGAACAAAACCGGCGGCATCTTCGTCAAGGCATACGGCAAGAAGATCCCGGTGAAAATCATCGCCTATGACGACCAGAGCAACACGTCCACCGCGACGACGCTCTACAACCAATTGATCACGCAAGACAAGGTCGACGTGCTGGTTGCCGATTTCGGCTCGGTGCTGACATCGGTCGCGATTCCGTTGGCCGAAGAGCATCACATGCTGCTGGTCGATCCGACCGGTTCGGGCGCGAACTTCTTCACCAAGAAAACCGACTATCTGGCCGACGTCAGCATCCCGTCCTCCACCGTCTGGCCGATCCCGCTTGCGCAATTCATCCTGCAACAGAAGATCAAACGCGTCGCGGTCATCTACGACTCGAATGATTTCGACGCATCGCAAGCCGAGACGCTCAAGTTCGTGCTCGCAAAGGGCGGCGTGACGCCGGTCTATTACAACGGCGTGCCGACCACCGAATCGAACTACGCGGTGCTCCTGCACACCATCGCCGCGCAGCGGCCGGAAGCCGTGTTGGAATTCGGCTACGCACCCAACGATATCGCGTTCCTTCGCGATCTCGCTTCGAGCGGTCTGCATTTCAACATGACCTTCACCATCTTCCCCGGGCAGCTGCTCGCGCTGCTGACCAAAAACGTCGGCGCTAAGGCGCTGGCGTATACCTACACCTACCCGACGCCGCCGCTGGTACGCCACGACGTCGTCAACCTCGGTGACAACACCAGCCAGTTCGTCAAGAACTTCACGGCGGCGATGCACCAGGCGCCGAATTTCCTCGATGCCGCCGGCTACAACACCGGCCTGATCATCCAGAATATGATCGCGAGGGCGCCGGCCTTCACTCAGCTCGATTTCCACCAAGCCTTGATGGATATGTCGGGCAAGACCACGACCGTGCTCGGCGACTTCAAGATCAATGAGAACGGCGCGCAGCTCGGCGAGCTGCTCCCGGTCGCACAACTCGTTCCGGAAGGCCAGGGGGTCAAGATCGTTGTCGTGTTTCCTCCGGGCAAAGGTACCGGCAAGCCCATCTATCCGGCACCGCAGCACTAACGTCGCCTACCTCTCCCGCCGGCGCAAGCCGGCGGGAGTACTTCGCGTGAGAACGTAACGAGCGCATGAGCACGAGTCTTCTTGCCTACGCATTGATCGGCGGCATCCTGTACGGGATATTCTTCGCATTGGTCGGCGTGGGCCTCAACCTGATCTTCGGCGTGATGCGCATGATCAATCTCGCGCACGGGCAGTTCGTGCTGCTCGGCGGGTACGGCGCATTTCTGCTCGTCCAACACCTGCATCTCAACCCGATTTTCGGCATTCCGTTAGCGGTGGCCGGCGCGATCGTCGTCGGCATTCCGCTCTATGCCGCGGTCGTGCCGCGCCTACAGGCCAGCCGCGACCCCGAGATGCTCTCGTTCATCCTCTTCTTCGGCATCGCTCAAATGCTCGACGCGGTGCTGACGATGGTCTTCGGCGCCAACCAGCGCTCGCTGCCCGAAACGGCGCTGGGCAGCGGGAACATCGGCGTTCTTGGGCAGCAATTCCCCGATAGCTGGTGGGTCGGCGCGGCCGCAAGCCTGCTGGCGATAGGCGGCCTCTACCTCTACTTCACCCGGACGCGCCTCGGTTTTGCGACGCGCGCAATCATGGCGAATCGTGAGGAAGCACTCGCGACCGGCATCGATGTCGAGCGCGTCTCCGCGATTGCGTTCATCATCGGCCTTGCGCTGGCCGGCATCGCGGGCGTCTTCGTGCCGTATCTCCTCGGTTCGATATCGCCCGACATCGGCAACGAACTCACGACCACATCGTTTGCAGTCATCATCATCGGTTCGCTCGGCAACCCGCTGGGCACCATCGTCGGAGGATTGGTATTCGGCATCGGCACGATGTACATGCAAACGTTCTTTCCATCGTGGTCGAATCTGGTGCCCTACGCACTGCTCGTGATCATCGTGCTCATTCGCCCGTCCGGCTTGCTCGGCAAAGCCGTGCGGGTCACCTAACGCATGCGCGCGATTGCAAAACCCGCCCTCAGCGGGCCCGCCACCATCCTTCCCAGCGCGATCACGCTGGCCGTGATCGCCGCGATCTTTTTGCTCGCGCCGCATTTTTACAGCAACCGAAGCCTGCTGTTTACGATGATGACGTTCGCCGTGCTCGCGCAAGGGCTCAACCTGATCTACGGATTTACCGGGTATCTGCCGTTCGGGTACGTGGGCTTCTTCGGCGCCGGCGCGTACACTACGTCGCTGCTGGTGCTTCATAGCCATTTGCCGGTGCTGGCCTGCGTCGTCGCGGGCGGCGCGGGCGCCGTCATCATGGCGCTGATTTTAGGGCCGCTCCTGCGCCTCTCCGGCGCGTATTTTTCGATTGCCAGCCTTGCGGCTTCGCAGATTCTCTACAACATCGTCTCCAACCAAGATCTCTCGAAAATTACCGGCGGTCCGTACGGGCTCAAGATCGATCAGGTCTATAACCCCACCGCTAGCTACCTGACGATGCTCGTAATTTTGCTGCTCGCAACCGGGCTCGCGGCACACTTTCGGTTCTCGCGTTTCGGCATGGCGCTGCGCGCGGTGAAGCAAGATCCGACGAGTGCCGCGATGGCCGGAATCAACGTAGTGCGCGGGCGCCTGATCGTGTGGCTCGTCTCGGCCGCGATTG of Candidatus Dormiibacterota bacterium contains these proteins:
- a CDS encoding family 1 glycosylhydrolase, giving the protein MPQPMRFGVATADHQCEAYDGHDDIRDVWERVRGLVPRGKATDFWNRYREDVALARSLGCTAFRLSLSWARLEPKPGVWDDAAFAHYRDVLQTMRDAGMQTVVTLVHNTWPLHVQAAGDGAGLLDAGFPDRMVAYAAIVAQRLGDLIDYYVTLNEPNQLVYGWIRGFWMRSYAMPPGQPPYMTSDRQMEDVLKLIPNLFRAHALSRAAIQRYHPRAPVGTNPLVLGLPRWLQRWIDRNATHLQSPEQAKRQAARLSQPWLLEGGQVDISIAQITMTQTREERTLFSEPYYTTHLCVLHPASLTLPQDFAYWTGRVGVVSDMLPAKLATGSLPAAQVRYFAGVADAVAALRGGELDAVFDDDVVLRQYANAPLSLTRLPGPGQHFAIAMAFGSRTLLNTVDLALRDLKRTHPDMPDVLNRKTIANLGTSKVQAGAVGSHDGDTPVVPDMDESVRRIRKRGVLRVGIHPGIPGLCEAAGDTHLPPAQRYAGLEPEIARRLALRILGDGNKVEFVPLRGDKRFGATHSWLQTLFALRKSIAMFGTLLGTNWWNLGMAGKLPAFLCPPECIGALDYVGVDYYWGVPSFWPPELHRLSAAAEFKYASAPVWPGALDAILREQAQTFPGKPIIVIENGCVTNADGFTRAKYLDAHVREVRRAVDRGVPVAAYLCWSITSNREWGLVFDDNSDFGLYHIDLDTDPSLTRTPTDASTRYAQLIAGAPPEA
- a CDS encoding long-chain-fatty-acid--CoA ligase, whose protein sequence is MKTPLTPLEFMRRARRLYGTREAVVDEGLRLTYEALFERCDRWSAILQGYGIGKGDRVAYVAPNTHALLEAFYAVPQIGAILVPINYRLTPNDFAYIINHSGARVVCAHADYLDAIESIRDQIPGVERVIALEGEKPDWLDYETELARGSAADVVRPDISEDDLITINYTSGTTANPKGVMITHRNAYFNSVGTLVHVHMTPDDRYLWTLPMFHANGWTFVWTVTAAGGTHVCLRKVEPARIFALINQERVTMLCAAPTVLIGIANAPQELRSGMRRGVRVLTAGAPPAAATIERIEHDLGWEVTHVYGLTETAPFITICEPLAEHVELSPGERARIKARQGVELITSGELTVVDERGDEVPHDGATAGEIVVRGNVVMEGYFNDPEATARAFYGGVFHTGDAAVVHPDGYVEIRDRLKDVIISGGENISSVEVEGLLLRHPAVQEVAVVGIPDERWGEAPHAFVIVAGGASVSEEELRAFARDAMAHFKVPKTFHFVAELPKTATGKIQKFVLRGRSSAIGTQ
- a CDS encoding DUF2267 domain-containing protein encodes the protein MKSTDRIAMFDRTVQETYEWLDDIQREVEGGDTWPADAYDRPEALQALRGVLHALRDELGVDQNANLAAQFPTLIRGIYFESWNPPNEPIEHGTAEAFLSKIEDAFTGYEEDFDPEWIAPGVLAVLMRRMPEECAKIKKTLPKDLRDLWSRN
- a CDS encoding HPF/RaiA family ribosome-associated protein, which produces MIPIIHTTFKGMDQSDALESLVRKEATKLERFFDGITSCSVVIDKPKHHIEGSQYQVRIVLDVPGEQIVVSKDPSEHATLARTETQRVHKSQELDTVHKYAQVAVQDAFRRAGRRLEDYARHLAGAVKTHEPVVTAEVATLGEDFGFLRAPDGHEVYFHRNSVLNDGFKHLRVGSAVRFVEEAGEKGAQASTVTPVDHRSA
- a CDS encoding acetate--CoA ligase family protein, which encodes MNVDKMEAFAALDHYGIRVARSKYVDSAEDAVAFAERRNAPDPRFVPIVLRVADAAAQTPLESIEAVREAYEAIRRHTAEPILAQVFTGPGTDIVIFGKTDESLGKTIGVHSATHSVQRTVPLGPESARELASEYEGYGHHGSRESARRMLEHLLVRISDLFADTEVRELRVDVRLHENEYSVLDASMSSLKALHIKPRLDKRAHDRKGDEYRPAGRQ
- a CDS encoding carboxymuconolactone decarboxylase family protein, with translation MSQSERIAKGKALRRTVLGSAYVDKPGPQPTKFQAAFAAFAEEHCWANVWIRPGLALRDRSVINLAILASLARWPEFEVHVRGALNNGITEDEIVEIILQAGVYAGIPIASEAFRAADRVIAAYRAENG